AAAGCAAACCAGCAGGCGTGATGGAAAATACGGCGTGTTTTGGTCATGAAAGTCCCCTTCAGATAGTCATTTGAAGGGGAGCATAAACAGCGTAAGTGAAGTGACAGTGAAGTGGTGTCAATCCAGCACCAAAACCATCCCGTCGTACCCCGCTTCAAACCAAAAACGAGTTACAGGAACCATTCCGGTCTCACACCGAAGCGTGCAGAAAGCGCCTTAATGTGGGTGATGGTCAGAGAGCGTTGTCCGGATAAGATTTGGCTGACCAGTGATTTCGAACCAATCTCTTCTTTCAGATCAGCGTAAGAAAGCTTGTACTGATCGATCAGCGTGCGCAGCAGAGCAACGCCGACAGGCATTTCAGCGACAGATTTATTAAACTCAGCGAAGCGGTCGCTATTATTTTCATAGTCGGCAATTTTGCTCGCGAGGAAGTCAATCAGGGGATTTTCATCGTCTTTCTCGATCAGATAATCCACCAGCGCCAGGGCTTCGCGATAATCACTCTCTGAAGAACTGCCACCCAGGAAAGGAACAGCGTCGACGAGTTGTTTAGTGGCCTCAATGGCTCTTGCGGTATCAGTGATCATTCTTTGTTCTCCCTGTAGTAGCGGTTCAACTTATCGTATTCAGAGTGGGTGACGATATGCTTCACGTAAAAGCGTTTATTCACAAAATTGATGTAAGCGACAATCCTCAAGTTGTTGCCCCCCACATCTAATACCCACCATTTATTCCGATGCTTAAAATTATCCAGACTCGGTATTAACGTTCTCAGTTCTGTCGGTGAAACAAAATCTGTCTCACGAAGTAAGCGGTACAACGCCAGAAGAGCTAACGAATCGTTTGGGTAGTGCTTTGCCGCTTCCTCAAAAGGCTCTTTCGAAATGACGTGCATCATGCATGACTTCCATCCGTTTACATTATGTGAACACTGTAGCACCACACCTGGTCGTTCACAATATGTAAACTATGTATTATTTTTAACTCTCATAAATCACCTTCTGCTGGGGAAAAGTGAGCTATCCCATAGCGCTCAGGTAGAGACTTAAAACTCAATCCAGCACCAAAACCATCCCGTCGTACCCCGCTTCAAACCCGTCTGGCAATGGGTTATCCATCAGCCACACGTCAAACTGGTGGCTGATGTGAGTCAAAATTACCTGCGGGCAGCCAATCACCTCATTGAGTGCGATAATCGTGTTCAGATCGCAATGATTACGCGGCGTTTCCTCGCACGGCGCGTGGCTGCAATCGATAACGATGCACTGCGGTTGGTTGTTGAGCAGAAATTTTACCGTTTTTTCCGGCAGCCCGGCGGTGTCAGACAGCCACGCCACGCGGCTGTGCGCGCTTTCCAGCAGATAGCCAAACGTCAGCTTAGAGTGGTTCAGCGGCAGCGGCGTCACCCGTAAACCCTGGAGTTCGAACATCACAAAGGATTCTACTGTGTGGCTGAAATCCAGAATACCGGGATGTTTGAACAGATCGTCGCAGCCCGCGTCGTCCGGCGGGGCGTACACGGGAATGGTTGCGCCCACGCCCCAGCGTAGCGGGAACAGCCCCTGTACGTGATCCATATGGTAATGCGTCAGCAAAAACTGCTGAAAACTGCCCGCCGGCCAGTCATCCATCAGATGCGGAATACCCGCGTCCAGCAGCGTCACCGCGTCGTTGAATTTGACCGCCGCGCTGCACGGGCGACGGCGATGAGCCTCCTGTAATCGCGCCCGACGACATGCCGCGCAGTCGCAGCCAAAGACCGGCACCAGCTGCGCGCCGCCCGTTCCCATCAGCGTAATCGTCAAACTCATAGCGCCTCCTTACAGAGGTTTAGTGAATCTATAGTGGCTCTGGGCATACCCTTCGCGAAGATAAAAACGGTGGGCATCGACGCGCTTCACGCTGGTCGACAGCTCCGTCATCTCCGCACCCACTTTGCGCGCTTCGTCTTCGGCCCAGGCCAGCAGCTGGCTACCGACCTTCAGACCGCGCGCCTGCGGCAGTACCACCAGCTCCTGAATTTCGCCGATCCAGTTAACGTGATGGAGGTGAAATTGCAGATGCAGGCCAATCATGCCGACGGTCTGTCCGTCCAGATCCGCCAGCTGATAATGCATGTTGCGATCCTGAAGATTGGCGAGAAAGCCCGCCAGAAACGCGTCACGATCGAATTCCGCCTGTTTGAGTTCGCAAATCAGGCCGTAAACGGCCTGAGCATCTTCAGGGGTGGCGGGGCGGAGTTCACAGGCAGGCATGGCGTTTTTCCTTCTGGCGAATAAGCGCGATCAAATTATCGACTGACTGTAGCAAACTTCCGTCGTTATTGAGGAGATAACAGTCGGATGGCGTATAGCGCGCGGCGCGCTCCAGCCGCTCGTCAATCTCACGCGCGGTTTCCCGCCCTCGGTTTTGCAGGCGATGACGCAGCACGTCAGGCGAGACCTGCAAACAGACCGGCAGCAGCGCCTGTCCGTACCGGGCGCGCGCCTGTTGCAAATGGGCGCGCGAACCGTTCACCAGCACGTCAAATCCGGCATGCAGCCACAGGTCGATCTCCACGCCGACGCCGTAATAAAAGCCGTTCGCGTGCCAGCTCAGTACCAGTAAATTTTGCCCGGCGCGGGTAAAAAATTCCTGCTCGCTCAGGGCGATATGGTTCTCGCTGCCTGCATTGGCCGCACGCGTAATGTAACGATGCGCCACTAACAGCCGTGTATGTTCCTGCTGGCGCAGCGCCGTCAGCAGGCTGTCTTTTCCGGAGCCAGACGGCCCCATTAGCCAGATCAGTTTTCCCATCAGAACACCCGTTTTCCCTGACGCCAGACGTGGTCAATATGAACGTGCTCGCCTTTGCGATGCGCCAGCACCAGGTCGGCTCGTTTGCCTTCACCGATGACGCCGCGATCCTGTAGGTTCAGCGCATCCGCCGGGTTTTTGGTCACCAGACGAATCGCCTGCGGCAGGGTAAAGCGGTTGCCTGCATCGTCGGCAACGAGGAAAGCCGCATCCAGCAGGCTGGCGGGATAATAGTCGGACGAGAGAATATCCAGCAGCCCGAGCGAGGCAAGCTGGCTGGCGGCAACGTTGCCGGAATGCGATCCGCCGCGCACGATATTCGGCGCACCCATCAGGACGTTCATCCCGTGCTTACGTGAGGCTTCTGCCGCTTCGAACGTGGTGGGAAATTCGGCGATCACGCTGCCAAGCTGATGGGACTCGAGAACATGATCGTGCGTGGCGTCGTCATGACTCGCGAGGGCAATATTGCGCTCCCGGCACATCGCGGCAATTGACAGCCGGTTCGGCTGCGACCATTGCGCGGCCAGCGCCAGCTGTTCCTCTTCGTAGCGCGCCATTTCATCATCGCTGAGCGAATATTTGCCCTGATAATATTCACGATACTTTTCAATATTGGCGAACTGGCGCTGACCCGGCGAGTGATCCATTAACGAGACCAACGACACCGGCTCGCGGCCAACCAGCTTTTCAAACAGCGGCAGGGTGGTGTGATGCGGCAGTTCGCAGCGCAGATGCAGGCGGTGTTCGGCGCGATTCAGGCCGCGCTTCTGTGTATCTTCCACCGCATTAATCATCTTTTCGAGGTTTTCCAGGCGATCACCGCCGTCACGCACATCGCCAATCGCCACCGCGTCCAGCACGGTGGTGATCCCGCTGGCGACCATCAGCGCGTCGTGGCTGCTCATCGCCGAATGGGCGGGCCAGTCCACCTTCGGGCGCGGCGTGAAGAATTTGTCGAGGTTATCGGTGTGCAGTTCGATAAGCCCCGGCAACAGCCAGCCGCCTTCGCCGTCCATCGCCGCAGGCGTTCGGCTTTGCGTTTCGGCAAAGGCGCGGATTTCGCCGTCCTGGACTTCAATCGATCCTTCGACGACCTCGTTTTCCAGCACCAGTTTGACGTTATTGATAATCATGGTGCGACTCCCATGGCATGCAAACGATCCGCCACGCGATCGCGCACCGTAGCGTCGTGAAAGATCCCGACGATCGCTGCACCCCGCGTTTTGGCGTGTTCAATCAGTTCGACGACGGCGGCGCTGTTTTTGGCGTCTAGCGAGGCGGTCGGTTCATCGAGCAGTAAAATGGGGTAATCGACGATAAACCCGCGCGCGATATTCACGCGCTGCTGCTCCCCGCCGGAAAATGTCGATGGCGCGAGATGCCACAGGCGTTGCGGTACGTTCAGGCGCGTCAGCAAATTCGCGGCCTTTGCGGCACACGCTTCGCGCGGCACGCCCAGATCCAGCAGCGGCTGCATCACCACGTCGAGGGCGGAGATCCGCGGGATCACCCGCAGGAACTGGCTCACCCAGCCGATCGTCGCCCGACGCACTTCCAGCACTTTGCGCGCCGGGGCCTGCACCAGATCCACCCATTCATCACCGTGGCGAATATGAATATGCCCTTCGTCGGGCAAATAGTTGGCGTACAGCGAGCGCAAAAGCGTCGATTTTCCACTGCCGGAATGACCGTGTAGCACCACGCATTCGCCGCCGTTTACCTCGAGCGAGGCGTTTTGCAGGACCGGCAGGCGCACGCCGTTTTGCTGATGGAGCACAAACGTTTTACTGACATTTTCTACGCGGATCATGTTGACCTCTTAGTTCTGCAAAACGGATGACACCAGCAGCTGCGTGTAGGGGTGATGCGGATCGTCGAGCACTCGGTCGGTTAAACCACTTTCCACCACCTGGCCCTGCTTCATGACCAGCAAACGATCCGCCAGCAGACGTGCTACGCCTAAATCGTGGGTGACAATCACCACCGCGAGATCCAGTTCCACCACCAGCCCGCGCAGCAAATCCAGCAGCCGCGCCTGGACCGACACGTCCAGTCCACCGGTTGGCTCATCCATAAACACCAGTTTTGGATGGGTCACCAGATTGCGGGCGATTTGCAGGCGCTGCTGCATCCCGCCGGAAAACGTGGTCGGCAGGTCGTCAATGCGCGACGCGGGGATTTCCACCTCCTCCAGCCACTGCTGGGCGGTGGCGCGGATATTGCCGTAATGGCGTGCGCCGGTGGCCATCAGCCGTTCACCGATGTTCCCGCCCGCCGACACCTGGCGGCGCAGTCCGTCCATCGGGTGCTGATGCACCACGCCCCATTCGGTGCGCAGCAGACGGCGGCGCTCGGCTTCACTCATGCCGTACAGCGACTCATCCTGATAGCGAATTTCGCCATTTTGCGGCGTTAAGCGCGCGGAAATAGATTTCAGCAGCGTGGTTTTGCCTGAGCCGGATTCACCGACAATGCCCAGCACTTCGCCCGGCCACAGCTCAAACGACACGTCGCTAAAGCCTTTTCCTGGCGCGTATAAATGGGTCAGATTATTCACCGAAAGCAGCGGTTTCATTGGCCGTTCGCCTCGCTCTGTTGGCGACAGAAATCGGTGTCGGAGCAGACAAACATCCGTTTGCCCGTATCGTCCAGCACCACTTCGTCGAGATAGCTGTGTTTGGAGCCGCAGATAGCGCACGGCTCGTCCCACTCCTGCACCGTGAACGGGTGATCGTCGAAATCCAGGCTTTCGACACGCGTATACGGCGGCACGGCGTAGATGCGCTTTTCGCGTCCCGCACCAAACAGCTGCAGCGCGGGCATCATGTCCATTTTCGGGTTATCGAATTTCGGGATGGGTGACGGGTCCATCACGTAGCGCCCGTTCACTTTCACCGGATAGGCGTAGGTGGTGGCGATATGGCCGAAGCGGGCGATGTCTTCGTACAGTTTCACCTGCATCACGCCGTACTCTTCCAGGGCGTGCATGGTGCGGGTTTCGGTTTCGCGCGGCTCAATAAAGCGCAACGGTTCCGGGATCGGCACCTGGAAAATCAAAATTTGATCTTCGCTCAGCGGCGTTTCCGGGATGCGGTGGCGGGTTTGAATGAGCGTGGCGTCTTCGGTTTTTTCGGTGGTGTTCACGCCCGTGACGCGCCTGAAGAAGTTGCGGATCGACACGGCATTGGTGGTGTCGTCTGCGCCCTGGTCGATGACCTTCAGCACGTCCGTCTCGCCAATTACGCTGGCGGTAAGCTGAATTCCGCCAGTTCCCCAGCCGTACGGCATCGGCATTTCACGGCCACCAAACGGTACCTGATAGCCGGGAATGGCTACCGCTTTTAAGATGGCGCGGCGGATCATGCGCTTGGTTTGCTCGTCCAGATAAGCAAAGTTATACCCGCTGAGGTTAGCCATTTTTGCGCTCCCGTTGCAGACGTTTCAGCAGTTCCAGCTCGGCCTGGAAATCGACGTAGTGAGGCAGTTTGAGGTGTGAGACAAAGCCCGCCGCCTCGACGTTATCCGCGTGCGCCAGCACAAACTCTTCGTCCTGCGCTGGGCCCGCAATATTCTCGTCGTAATCGGGGGCCTGTAGCGCGCGGTCAACCAGCGCCATCGCCATCGCTTTACGCTCGCCCATGCCAAACACCAGCCCGTAGCCCCGTGTAAAATGGGGATCTTCCTGCGCTGGCGCGACAAATCCGTTGACCATTTCGCACTCGGTGAGCAGCAGTTCGCCAACGTTCACCGCAAAACCCAGCTCTTCCGGCACAATTTCGATATCCACCTGGCCGCTGCGAATTTCCGCCGCAAACGGGTGATTGCGCCCGTAGCCGCGCTGCGTGGAATAAGCCATCGCCAGCAGATAACCTTCGTCGCCGCGCATCAGCTGTTGCAGGCGCGACGAACGTGAGCAGGGATAAACCGGCGGCGTACGGGTCACGTCATCGGGCGTGGCGCCCGAATCTTCTTCCGCTTTCGCCAGCCCCTGATTCGCCAGCAGGCTAAACACGTGCGGGGACGACGCGTGCTCGGCATCGCGGGTTTGCAGCGCCGGGATTTCACCGTTTGCCAGCAGGGTAAAATCCAGCAGGCGATGGGTGTAATCGTAGGTCGGGCCCAGCAGTTGGCCGCCAGGGATATCTTTGTAGACCGCCGAGATTCGGCGCTCAAGGCGCATCTCGGCGGTGTTAATCGGCTCGCTCACCGCCAGTTTTGCCAGCGTCGTGCGGTAGGCGCGCAGCAGGAAAATGGCTTCGACGTTATCGCCGCTGGCCTGTTTCAGCGCCAGTGCTGCCAGCTCGCGGTCGGCAATGCCGCCTTCGGTCATCACGCGATCGACGGCGAGATTGAGCTGCTGTTCTATTTGGGCGACGCCCAGCTCGGGCAGCGCTTCATCGCCGCGTCGTCTGGATTCCTGCAACGCATGGGCGGCGGCTATCGCCTTCTCGCCCCCTTTGACGGCAACGTACATCAGCACACCTCGACATGCGTGGTCCGTGGAATCGCCAGCAGGCGCTCGCCGCAGGTGAGGATCAAATCGATACCCAGCGGGAACGGATGCGGTCGCTCGGTGAGTTCATGAATGATGCATTCCGGTAACTGCGGGGCGACCATACGTTCATCGGCAATCCCGGCGCCCGTCAGGCGCAGCATGCGACCGCCGCTCAGGCTTGAGACCTGCAAAATCAGCGTGGCGCTGGTTTCCGGCGCGACGGCTGAGCCTTCGGAAAGTGCGTTCAACTGCTCGTGGCTGATTTTTTCATCCGCCACGGCGAACAACGCCTGCTGCGGCTGATCGACCAGCGGTGCGCTGGTGTGAAAACGCAGGTTTTGGCTGGCGATATCATTTTGCAGGCTGGTGGAAAGCCATACGGGCGTGTCGCTGTCAGCGAGCGTCAGCAGCACGCTGGTGGTCGCGAGATTAAGCGGCTGCCAGCCGTGGGTGAGCTGATGCAGCGAGACAATCACGCCCGGCTCGCTCATGGCTTTGAGCAGACGACGGAAACTGTGTTGGGCATCCTGCACGGGCAGCGTAAAAGCGGGTTTGAGAGTCATGCGTTATCTCCGCGAACGAGCGTAAAGAAGTCGACCCGGCTGGTGTTCACTTCGGCCTGACGTGCGGCGATACGTGCGGCGCGATCGGCTTCCAGCGGGGCAATTAAGGTTTCCATTAGGGTCTGGAAATGGGGTTGTTCTTGCAGCAACGCGTCGATAACGGCGCACCGCTCGGCGTGGTCTTTGTTGCGTCCGAGCAGATAGCTATAGCCGAGCGTCCCGCTGGTGAGGCGAATCACCGCGCGCGTGAGCGTGGCGTCACCGGCAAAAAAACGTGCGCCGGTGCCGCCCATCCGCGCCTGAATCTGTACCAGACCAATTTCGGGCGCGCGGATTGACTCATAGTCCGCAGCGATATTCAGCCGATGCATGTGTGCCTGCAGCGCGGCGGGCTGGCTATGCGCGAGCACGCTCATCCAGCGCTGGCGAGTGGAGAGGGTGAAAGGCATTCAGTGCTCCATGGTGAATTCGATCATGTCGGCGCGGGTCAGGCTGACGGAGTATTCCGTCGCATTGATCTCACCGTCACGATGGTTAAGGGTGCGCACGCAGAGCAGCGGTGCCATGTTGGGGATCTCCAGCACTTTGCTCTCTTTGGCCTGCGCGCGACGGGCGCTGATCCGCGTCTGGGTGCGCTTGAGCGCGATCCCGGTCGACTCAAACAGAAAATCATGCAGCGAGCCGCTGGAGAAATTTTGCAGAATCGGCCACAGGGCGAGGTCAGCGAAGTAGTGGTCGATCTGACAGACAGCCACGCCGTTAACGCGACGCAGCGTGCGCAGATGCACCACGTTATCTCCCTCCTGAATCCCCAGCGCATCGGCGATATGGCTGGAGGCCGGGCGCAGCACCGAGAGCAGTTTTTCGCTGGTCGGGTGGCTGCCCTGATCGAGTAAATTCTGGCTAAAGCGCGCCTGGGAATTGAGCGGGTAGTCGAACGGACGCATCAGGACCAGCACGCCCACGCCCTGACGGCGCTGTACCCAGCCGCGCTCAACTAGCTGGTCAATGGCGCGGCGCAGGGTATGGCGATTCACTTCATAGCGGTCGGCGAGCTGTTGCTCGGCGGGCAAAAAATCCCCGCAGCGGTAGTGGGTGCGCAGCTCCACTTCGAGCTTTGCGGCAATCTCTTGCCAGCGGGTTGGGTAACTGGTCGGATGTCTGGATAAGTGCATAACAATCAATGCCTCGCAACTTAGATGAAGTGCTTACGCAAACGTTGAGACAGGAAATCCAGCAGGCTGACGGTCATGATGATTAACACCATCAACGCGCAAGTTTGCTGGAACTGGAAGCCGCGGATCGCTTCCCAGAGCGTGACGCCGATTCCGCCTGCGCCAACCATGCCGACCACCGTGGCGGAGCGCACGTTGGATTCAAAACGGTAGAGTGAGTAGGAGATCAGCAGCGGCATTACCTGGGGCAGCACGCCGTAGAGAATTTCTTCGATTTTATTGGCACCCGTTGCGCGGATGCCTTCGACGGGACCGGGTTCAATGGCTTCGACCGCTTCGGAAAGCAGCTTGGAGAGCACGCCGGTGGTGTGGATAAACAGCGCCATGACGCCCGCGAAAGGGCCCAAACCGACGGCGACCACGAACAGCATCGCGAACACCATTTCGTTGATGGCGCGGCAGGCGTCCATCAGGCGGCGCATCGGCTGGTAAATCCACCACGGCACGATGTTTTCGGCGCTCATCAGGCCAAATGGAATCGAGAGAACCACCGCGAGCGCGGTGCCCCAGACGGCGATTTGCATGGTGACCGCCATTTCGCTGAGGTAATCCTGCCACTGGCTAAAGTCTGGCGGGAAGAAGTCGGCGGCGAAGGTCGCCATGTTGCCGGAGTCCTGAATGAGCATCAGCGGGTTCATTTCCGCGCCCTTCCAGGAGACGACCAGGACCGCCAGCAAAATGGCCCAACTGATCAGCGAGAACCAGCTGCGCTTTGGCGGTGGAACGGTGATGGTTCGCATGTTGGCTCCTTAATCTGTTCTCCCTCTCCCTGTGGGAGAGGGCCGGGATGAGGGCATCAGCGTGCGCATTTCCCCTTCACCCTAACCTTCTCCCTCAAAGGTGAGGGAACTGCTCGGCGCGGCTTTTCTCCCTCTCCCTGTGGGAGAGGGCTGGGGGTGAGGGCATCAGCGTGTGCCTTTCCCCCTCACCCTAACCCTCTCCCTCAAGGGAGAGGGAACTGTCTGGTGCAACTTTTCTCCCTCTCCCACAGGGAGAGGGAACTGCTCGGCGCGGTTTTTCTCCCTCTCCCTGTGGGAGAGGGCCGGGGTGAGGGCATCAGCGTGTGCATTTCCCCCCTCACCCTAACCCCCTCCCTCAAGGGAGAGGGGACTTGAGTTACTGCACCACTTTGTTCACGCTGGTCATCGCGCTCAGGGCGGCGGTCAGACGGTCGAGATCTTCCAGCTGCGCCTGCAGGCCGGACACTTTGCTGGTCTTCTCTTCCGTGCTCAGGCCTTTGTTATCCTTCACACTTTGCATCTGCTTAAACAGCGCGAGCTGGCGAATCGGCACCAGCTGCAGGTCGCTGGAGGCGCGGAACGGTGCCCAGCCCAGGCGTTCCAGCACGGTTTTCTCTTCTGGCGTTTTGCCGTAATTCATAAAGAAGTCGTACACCTTGTCCTTGGTGCCTTCGGAGAGATTTTTACGCCACACGATCGGGTCGCCAGGGATCAGCGGTGATTTCCAGATAACCTTCAGCTGTTTCAGTTTTTCGGGCGCGGAGGTTTTCAGCTTGTCGAGGTTTTCGGTGTTGTTGGTGGCAACATCGACCTGTTTATTGGCGACAGCCAGCGCGTTGGTTTCATGTCCCGCGTTGACGGTGCGTTTGAATTCACTGGTGGAGATATTGTTTTTGGCGAAGACGTAATAGCCAGGGACGAGGAAACCGGACGTTGAGTTCGGATCGCCGTTCCCAAACGTCAGATCTTTGCGCCTGGCGAGCATGTCATTGAGGTTATTGATTGGGCTGTCTTTGTTAACGATCAGTACGCTCCAGTAACCCGGAGAACCGTCAGCGGCGACGGTCTGCGCAAAGACTTGGCCGTTAGCACGATCCACCGCTTCCATGGCG
This sequence is a window from Enterobacter sp. 638. Protein-coding genes within it:
- the phnE gene encoding phosphonate ABC transporter, permease protein PhnE, with the protein product MRTITVPPPKRSWFSLISWAILLAVLVVSWKGAEMNPLMLIQDSGNMATFAADFFPPDFSQWQDYLSEMAVTMQIAVWGTALAVVLSIPFGLMSAENIVPWWIYQPMRRLMDACRAINEMVFAMLFVVAVGLGPFAGVMALFIHTTGVLSKLLSEAVEAIEPGPVEGIRATGANKIEEILYGVLPQVMPLLISYSLYRFESNVRSATVVGMVGAGGIGVTLWEAIRGFQFQQTCALMVLIIMTVSLLDFLSQRLRKHFI
- the phnN gene encoding ribose 1,5-bisphosphokinase — translated: MMGKLIWLMGPSGSGKDSLLTALRQQEHTRLLVAHRYITRAANAGSENHIALSEQEFFTRAGQNLLVLSWHANGFYYGVGVEIDLWLHAGFDVLVNGSRAHLQQARARYGQALLPVCLQVSPDVLRHRLQNRGRETAREIDERLERAARYTPSDCYLLNNDGSLLQSVDNLIALIRQKEKRHACL
- the phnO gene encoding aminoalkylphosphonate N-acetyltransferase; protein product: MPACELRPATPEDAQAVYGLICELKQAEFDRDAFLAGFLANLQDRNMHYQLADLDGQTVGMIGLHLQFHLHHVNWIGEIQELVVLPQARGLKVGSQLLAWAEDEARKVGAEMTELSTSVKRVDAHRFYLREGYAQSHYRFTKPL
- a CDS encoding type II toxin-antitoxin system HigB family toxin, producing MHVISKEPFEEAAKHYPNDSLALLALYRLLRETDFVSPTELRTLIPSLDNFKHRNKWWVLDVGGNNLRIVAYINFVNKRFYVKHIVTHSEYDKLNRYYRENKE
- the phnH gene encoding phosphonate C-P lyase system protein PhnH, encoding MTLKPAFTLPVQDAQHSFRRLLKAMSEPGVIVSLHQLTHGWQPLNLATTSVLLTLADSDTPVWLSTSLQNDIASQNLRFHTSAPLVDQPQQALFAVADEKISHEQLNALSEGSAVAPETSATLILQVSSLSGGRMLRLTGAGIADERMVAPQLPECIIHELTERPHPFPLGIDLILTCGERLLAIPRTTHVEVC
- the phnL gene encoding phosphonate C-P lyase system protein PhnL, whose amino-acid sequence is MIRVENVSKTFVLHQQNGVRLPVLQNASLEVNGGECVVLHGHSGSGKSTLLRSLYANYLPDEGHIHIRHGDEWVDLVQAPARKVLEVRRATIGWVSQFLRVIPRISALDVVMQPLLDLGVPREACAAKAANLLTRLNVPQRLWHLAPSTFSGGEQQRVNIARGFIVDYPILLLDEPTASLDAKNSAAVVELIEHAKTRGAAIVGIFHDATVRDRVADRLHAMGVAP
- a CDS encoding helix-turn-helix domain-containing protein, with product MITDTARAIEATKQLVDAVPFLGGSSSESDYREALALVDYLIEKDDENPLIDFLASKIADYENNSDRFAEFNKSVAEMPVGVALLRTLIDQYKLSYADLKEEIGSKSLVSQILSGQRSLTITHIKALSARFGVRPEWFL
- the phnG gene encoding phosphonate C-P lyase system protein PhnG, with the translated sequence MPFTLSTRQRWMSVLAHSQPAALQAHMHRLNIAADYESIRAPEIGLVQIQARMGGTGARFFAGDATLTRAVIRLTSGTLGYSYLLGRNKDHAERCAVIDALLQEQPHFQTLMETLIAPLEADRAARIAARQAEVNTSRVDFFTLVRGDNA
- the phnD gene encoding phosphonate ABC transporter substrate-binding protein, encoding MSYKAVAALAFTSMFSISTLLSPAYAEEQEKVLNFGIISTESQQNLKPQWEPFLKDMETKLGIKVNAFFAPDYAGIIQGMRFNKVDIAWYGNLSAMEAVDRANGQVFAQTVAADGSPGYWSVLIVNKDSPINNLNDMLARRKDLTFGNGDPNSTSGFLVPGYYVFAKNNISTSEFKRTVNAGHETNALAVANKQVDVATNNTENLDKLKTSAPEKLKQLKVIWKSPLIPGDPIVWRKNLSEGTKDKVYDFFMNYGKTPEEKTVLERLGWAPFRASSDLQLVPIRQLALFKQMQSVKDNKGLSTEEKTSKVSGLQAQLEDLDRLTAALSAMTSVNKVVQ
- the phnM gene encoding alpha-D-ribose 1-methylphosphonate 5-triphosphate diphosphatase; the encoded protein is MIINNVKLVLENEVVEGSIEVQDGEIRAFAETQSRTPAAMDGEGGWLLPGLIELHTDNLDKFFTPRPKVDWPAHSAMSSHDALMVASGITTVLDAVAIGDVRDGGDRLENLEKMINAVEDTQKRGLNRAEHRLHLRCELPHHTTLPLFEKLVGREPVSLVSLMDHSPGQRQFANIEKYREYYQGKYSLSDDEMARYEEEQLALAAQWSQPNRLSIAAMCRERNIALASHDDATHDHVLESHQLGSVIAEFPTTFEAAEASRKHGMNVLMGAPNIVRGGSHSGNVAASQLASLGLLDILSSDYYPASLLDAAFLVADDAGNRFTLPQAIRLVTKNPADALNLQDRGVIGEGKRADLVLAHRKGEHVHIDHVWRQGKRVF
- the phnF gene encoding phosphonate metabolism transcriptional regulator PhnF, giving the protein MHLSRHPTSYPTRWQEIAAKLEVELRTHYRCGDFLPAEQQLADRYEVNRHTLRRAIDQLVERGWVQRRQGVGVLVLMRPFDYPLNSQARFSQNLLDQGSHPTSEKLLSVLRPASSHIADALGIQEGDNVVHLRTLRRVNGVAVCQIDHYFADLALWPILQNFSSGSLHDFLFESTGIALKRTQTRISARRAQAKESKVLEIPNMAPLLCVRTLNHRDGEINATEYSVSLTRADMIEFTMEH
- the phnP gene encoding phosphonate metabolism protein PhnP; its protein translation is MSLTITLMGTGGAQLVPVFGCDCAACRRARLQEAHRRRPCSAAVKFNDAVTLLDAGIPHLMDDWPAGSFQQFLLTHYHMDHVQGLFPLRWGVGATIPVYAPPDDAGCDDLFKHPGILDFSHTVESFVMFELQGLRVTPLPLNHSKLTFGYLLESAHSRVAWLSDTAGLPEKTVKFLLNNQPQCIVIDCSHAPCEETPRNHCDLNTIIALNEVIGCPQVILTHISHQFDVWLMDNPLPDGFEAGYDGMVLVLD
- the phnK gene encoding phosphonate C-P lyase system protein PhnK — protein: MKPLLSVNNLTHLYAPGKGFSDVSFELWPGEVLGIVGESGSGKTTLLKSISARLTPQNGEIRYQDESLYGMSEAERRRLLRTEWGVVHQHPMDGLRRQVSAGGNIGERLMATGARHYGNIRATAQQWLEEVEIPASRIDDLPTTFSGGMQQRLQIARNLVTHPKLVFMDEPTGGLDVSVQARLLDLLRGLVVELDLAVVIVTHDLGVARLLADRLLVMKQGQVVESGLTDRVLDDPHHPYTQLLVSSVLQN
- the phnJ gene encoding alpha-D-ribose 1-methylphosphonate 5-phosphate C-P-lyase PhnJ — its product is MANLSGYNFAYLDEQTKRMIRRAILKAVAIPGYQVPFGGREMPMPYGWGTGGIQLTASVIGETDVLKVIDQGADDTTNAVSIRNFFRRVTGVNTTEKTEDATLIQTRHRIPETPLSEDQILIFQVPIPEPLRFIEPRETETRTMHALEEYGVMQVKLYEDIARFGHIATTYAYPVKVNGRYVMDPSPIPKFDNPKMDMMPALQLFGAGREKRIYAVPPYTRVESLDFDDHPFTVQEWDEPCAICGSKHSYLDEVVLDDTGKRMFVCSDTDFCRQQSEANGQ
- a CDS encoding carbon-phosphorus lyase complex subunit PhnI — its product is MYVAVKGGEKAIAAAHALQESRRRGDEALPELGVAQIEQQLNLAVDRVMTEGGIADRELAALALKQASGDNVEAIFLLRAYRTTLAKLAVSEPINTAEMRLERRISAVYKDIPGGQLLGPTYDYTHRLLDFTLLANGEIPALQTRDAEHASSPHVFSLLANQGLAKAEEDSGATPDDVTRTPPVYPCSRSSRLQQLMRGDEGYLLAMAYSTQRGYGRNHPFAAEIRSGQVDIEIVPEELGFAVNVGELLLTECEMVNGFVAPAQEDPHFTRGYGLVFGMGERKAMAMALVDRALQAPDYDENIAGPAQDEEFVLAHADNVEAAGFVSHLKLPHYVDFQAELELLKRLQRERKNG